The genomic interval GGTGAAGCTTGCGGTGTGCCGaaaaggagaaaaataaatagaaaaattatttgaggCGGTTGGTGATGCTTCCGTCTGCTACTTGTGAGCAAGTCGAAGTCGAAGTCGATTTGGACGGTAGATCTATGCATTCAAAATTGGGTGAAGGTTTTTTActaataaatttatattcaaaatcATTCCATTCGGAATTTTTTGCTCTACCAAAGCGTCGGACTTCTAAATTTTCATAGGGTCCGCCAGGAATTCCTTCTAGGGCCTGTTGAATTATTTTTATGGATTCCCTCATTTCACCCATTCGTACTAAATAACGAGCTAATGAATCTCCTTCTTTTTGCCCTTGGACTTCCCAATCGAATTCATTGTAACACTCATAATTATCAATTTTACGAAGGGAAGAGAAACTTGAGACAttagattttaatataaaatgtatattaataaataaaattaattctcaacttaattaatatataatttaataaagtcCAATGAAATTAgaccctaaaaatattctataaaatttatttaaatcttaacaaattctaaataaattttatatatttatatttatttattttaataatattattactaatcaaagtaataatattattattaattttaatactaattaaatttattaattcaataCTTTGTTAAAAATTTGACTGACTAacattttataataaatttgatcaaatttgtaaataaaaatatttaaaattactataatattgttagatttaaaattatattattaaagttttttttttaaattataaattgagACGTTATTCAAAAgtataaaaagttttttaaaaaaatatgagcaaatatgttatttattattttattaaaaattaaatttaattaagtattttaGGTTTTATTGTGTGAGAACCATCTATAATTTTCCAAGATTAAATACACCCCTTAAATTTATAAGTTTCCATAAAATTTACAAATGTCTTTAAAAGTCGTACAAAAAAGTCTATAGAACTCCATggaattattttcatatttatatgAGATTCTATAAAAGTTAATAAAAATCTATCAACTCTATAAAAATCTCATTAAAAAAAGTCATAAGAGCATTCACATTGGTACCTTATTAGAATGTTATAACCCATATATTGGTGTTAAAACCAATGTGACATGGTGTTAATGCCAACGTGACTTTGAACGCGTTCAAAGCATttgtttatataaataaaaaaagttGTCACCGACAACTCCTCGAGCCTTACGCAAGGCATGAAATATCAGGACCTGAAACATCAGATTTTTCGTCTCTGTTTTTTATTCCAGTGGAATAAAAACGGCTAGTAGATCTACAACGGCGAGTAAATTCATATAATGCCTAGTTAATaactattttaataaaaaaaaaaatcaaattttcatctATAAATACTTATCGTCTTACACAACTTCTTTCAATCATACAAACACCTAAGTGCTTCTAAAAATCTTCTCTctactattttccttataaatGGATAAAAATAATCGAGGattctttagaaattttttaaaaatgcttCTTCCCAAAATTTCTAAATTCCACTAAATTATCCATATTTTTCATATCCACATAATCCATACCTATCACACAATCCATATGGTCCATATCCACCAAATTGTCCATCTAATCCACATGCAACCGGTATGCCTTTGACATCTTCGATGGAAAATGAACCATTTACTTCAACTTTTGTTCCGAATACTCAACTGTCTGATCGTGAATCCCTAATTGAACTCGTAAATTTGGAGAAGGCGGATTTTGGTACTGCAGATAGAAGAAAGCGATCAACATGGAGTAAGGTTGAAGATGAGGTTTTAGCGAGATCATTTGTCACTATCATTGATGATCCAATCATTGGCAATGATCAGAAGGTGGATGCTTTATGGAGACATATTGCAAGCTACTATAATGAGAATCGTTCTCAAGGTACACCCAGTAGAATTGCAAGTATCATACGATTGTACTAGCACAATACCATTTAAAAAAAGGTATATTGCTTCAACGCAAATTATAATAGTGTTTATAGTGCGTATCGTAGCGGCCATAGTGATGAGGATATATTGCAGCTTGCGTATGAAAAATACCACGAGGAAAATAATGACATTGCATGTAATCTCGAGCATGTTTGGAGAATCATTAATGATCGTCCAATGTTTACTCTACAATCCAGTGATCATCTTGTTGGCATAAAGAAGGCAAAGACCTCACAGTCAGGGGCAAGCAACACCTCATCTAACCAAGATGCGAGTCTACATGTAGACCTAAATGAAGAAGAAACTCATCCAATGGGTCAGAAGATagcaaaaagaaagggaaaaggcaaAATGAAATCAGACATTGAAGGTATGACAACAAATTTGGACAATATGTATGCAAAGTTTACTGAGTATACAAGCATAAAAATGGTTGAAGTTGAAATGAAACAAAAACAACTCAAAGTTGAGGAGATTAAAGCAAAAACTGTCTTAGCCAAAGTTCAACTAAAGGAATATGTTGGATCGTGACGTATGCAAAATATGTTGGATCAGACGGGgatgaatcacatgattttcaaaatacttctttttttattttaaaaactcgagTACGCAACGGAAAGTAAGAATTCAAAGATTAAGAAACACGAGAAGAACACAagcggtttttacttggttcgaatcctttggcgactcatactccaaggcccaaGTCCCGCGAATCTattgatgggcaatccactaaaaatctctttcGGTACCccagaagagagaatcgagtacaagaaaagTTAGGCCAAGTGCAACACATTGCACTTAGccttttatagtaattaattataataacaaAATTTTACCAACATTTTAGAAATCGAAATGAGGCACTTTGTGTTGATGTCCATCTGTTGGGCACGATCGGAACTCCTCGGAGTAGTCGTCAAGCTCAGCAGCTTCACAATAGAGTTGCAGCAAGAACCGGGAGCAGTCGGAGGCTCAAATGTGCACGCAGTAGCTTGTATGTACTTGTGTAAGTGTCTACTCGAAactgccttataaagggcttgAAGAGTACCTCCCATaatcatggaaggcacctctaaTAAGGCAATCTCTATCCTAAGCAAACCGGCACTTATTTGCGACGGATTCCAAAAGTTATTTTTTCAGAGGGCATCTCCCATAGCCATAAAAGgtaccttctatgaacagtaccgaggcgcctttgcttctttgcttgctttcttatcctacaagacaagtgttatcacaaatataataaatagagtaattagttcctgtcctctcaGGACCAGGAGGCAAGAACtaatcaaggtctcagtttagggatcccaaatggacctaaactgggccgacgcctactgtccctcaactgggacgtgtcctcatagtcactctcctctagttacttacttttacttaccttttgccagacatccggtcagtatGTTGACCAGTTTGGACTTTATGCTAGCTACCTAGTCGACCCATTACTTCCCTGCAATACTGCGTCAACATAATAGATAAAACAGTAAAGTAAGATAGTGTTAACAGATTTCAAGATTCACTCGGTCGACCAAAAATCAATCGAtcacatataacctagggttacctctacTAGGGTTGCCcagttttactcactaggacttccattacctggcttcactcaccaggacttccaccacctaacttcactcactagagtccaacttcactcaccaggacttccactacctagcttaactcactagggtccgacttcactcatctGGACTTCggctacctggcttcactcatcagagtctgacttcactcaccaagacttccaccacctaacttctcTCACTAGGGTCcagctttactcaccaagacttccactacctagcttcactcactaggacttggtttcactcacaaggacttctcacctgcctatcctttcggtatgacttacctttgctagtcatctagtcctgactagagttctctcttccaaacatcaagtcttgtctggatcaacccttggtcaaattatcaaatatcgaaaccctagaggtcgattgcaccaacagaatacGGAATCCTTTCGAAGGACGTTTCACAAATGACAGAGGAATAACTTATCATCCATGAATATTCATGGTGgtaaaaagacgaatacgctcgtccccagcgcccccgccaacccgtcccagggccaacacggaggaggtaaatcacagacggctactagcctttagaataatGACTAAAAAATTGTATGAataaactttttatagtgactGATACCACCGCCGAAACGACCCCTTATCAGAAACCTCCGAAGGGATTTTTAGGTGAACGACACCACTAATTGATAAGAGCCTacgtagggggggggggggggggctcgaACTTGACACCTCAGTCAATGAGTACAACGTCATAACCAGAGCACCCCTGGTTCGGTTGTTATCAGGGGGAGATGGAATatgtaattttcatttattgtacGCTTTTAATTAATGTAATTTTCTATTATTGTATCTTTTCAATTAATGTACAATTCCTAGTCAATTAATATAGTCGTTGAAAAGTACCCGTTGAAATATAGTAATATAGCCGTtgacaagaaaaaataaatagacaCCTTGTGCTCTATAATTCTTCATTCTAAGAACATAACATTTCCCAAACATAGACTTGAATTCATTTTCTCCCAAATGTCTCAATATTCAAGTAGCATCAGCTCTGACTCAACAAGTGAAAATAAAGTCCAAGTTGAAGTTGCTGACAAAGATTATGATCCGAGGA from Zingiber officinale cultivar Zhangliang chromosome 6B, Zo_v1.1, whole genome shotgun sequence carries:
- the LOC121991229 gene encoding glutathione S-transferase T3-like → MPLTSSMENEPFTSTFVPNTQLSDRESLIELVNLEKADFGTADRRKRSTWSKVEDEVLARSFVTIIDDPIIGNDQKVDALWRHIASYYNENRSQGTPSRIASIIRFGHSDEDILQLAYEKYHEENNDIACNLEHVWRIINDRPMFTLQSSDHLVGIKKAKTSQSGASNTSSNQDASLHVDLNEEETHPMGQKIAKRKGKGKMKSDIEGMTTNLDNMYAKFTEYTSIKMVEVEMKQKQLKVEEIKAKTVLAKVQLKEYVGS